The sequence below is a genomic window from Papio anubis isolate 15944 chromosome X, Panubis1.0, whole genome shotgun sequence.
aactttgaagaggtaattaaggtaaaatgaggtcttAAGGTCAGGTTCATATTTAATATGAcaggtgtcctcataagaagtgCAGATTAtgatacagacacacagaccgaGGAAAAATCATGTAAGAATTCAGTGAGAAAGTGGCCATGAGCAAGCCACAGAGAGGCCGGGGAAGAAATCAAACCGGTTAACATCTTGATCTCAGATATTTAccttccagaaatgtgagaaaatacatgGGTATTGtctaagtcacccagtctgtggtactgtGTGATGGTATAATAAACTAACCGACAGCGGGTCCTGGCTTTCACCTCAGCCAGGAATCCAAGCTGCTTTCACCTTGTAGCTCCATGTCACAACAGATGTTAAGCGCTGAACAGAAACGAAAGCATGGGAGTGATGCACTGGCTTCTGTCTAACTACAAATGAACCAGCCAGGAAGGTGAGCTAGACAAGATGGAGACGGGTGCTTGTCGTCTCTCCCATATGTTATTATGGTGCTCAATGAAAAGCAACTATTATACTTGATGACAGGAAGTCTCTTCATAGCTTGGAATTGTTTCTGGGAATGTCTGCATAGCCTTGAAATCTTCCAACTCTTTCTTGCACCTATGAGGTGACTGGTGGTTTCAAATACAGGATTACATCcagttttaaaacaattctgtaaGTCTTGGCAGGGAGGGTCAACCTTATTCCCTCAATAGCACTTggcactgtctttttttttttttttttttttttgagacagagtctcgctctgttgcccaggctggagtgcagtggccggatctcagctcactgcaagctccgggcctcgggttcacgcattctcctgcctctcagcctccccagtagctgggaccacaggtgcccaccaccacgccctgccactttgtatttttagtagagacgggtttcaccgtagATAGCCAGGACGTCTCGATTCCTGACCtcgatctgcccgtctcggcctcccaaagtgctgggattacaggcttgagccaccgcgcccggccggcactGTCCTTTTAATAACCTATATAATTTCTCCAGGCTGAGAATTCTCTCATAGTTTTGGTGTATGGTAAATAATCTACCCTTTGAGCCTCTGCTACCCTGCATAGGACGGAACATTCCTGAACAGCTATACACGTGCCTGTGGTTCCCTGCAAGCCAGGATTTTCCTGTGGAGCAGGTACACACACAAGACACAGTGGAAGGATGTTTAACTATTGCTTATTTCTCATCAGAGCTGGCATGTCCCCCAAAGTACCCTTGTCAACTCCTAGACAGTCTTCaagattttgttattgttttgctttttttggaaATTTGCCTTCTTATAGATCATTTACAATGTGATGTCTTAGCCTTTCCTCATCCACAAAGTTTATGAAGGACAGATTGGTATGTGATCATCTACAAAAGCTTATTCATCTCTGTTTGTGTCCAGTGCCCTGTTTCAAATAATGCATCTCATTAAAATCATACTACAAGTATCAAATATTAGGAAGATTTCAAATAAGCTATATCTGACCTTAGGATTACATCCCACAAACCCATATATTATGTGGCAAGTCAGATTTTACTCTGCAGCCTATTTGGTAATACGTTGATCGTGTGTTGAAGATGCCCAGCCTAGGTATGGAAATGTCACTATCCAAAGTGAATAGTCACATCGAAAGGCCATTATCACAGAGGAACCAGGAAGAGGGATGGATGAGTCAGGGATCTTCTGCAGGGAGTAGGAATGGTCTATCTCAGGGGAAGGCCAGGTGCTTCTAGGCTCTTGCGCTGAGAGTTAAGCAGCCACCTCCAGGCACTCTACACCAGGAGAAATAGGGGCTAGTCTCATATCTATTCTGGTGCACATGTGACTCCTCAGTCCTCACACTTCAGAAAGTGAGACCGTAATGAGAAGTTAGTCAGGAGGCCGGGTTCCAGAGTTGCGCAAGAGAGCACACAGGGGAGATCAAAAGGAGGGGCAGGGGGCTGTAATGGGAAAAATTGCTGGGGATGGACAAATCTGTCAGCACCTGGACATTCAGCTCTCAAGAAACCTAGTGCTTAGAACAAGAGGACTTTAGGTAAAGAAAGCCAATAATGTTCCCCGAAGTGTATTTTATTCCCATTTGACCTTCCATCTTGCTGCCTAACTTAATACCTTAGCCACACGGTTCATCTTTATTTCACCTGACAGACATTAAGAAGTGTGAAAAGAAGTGATTTAACAGGCAAAGGCCTTCCTCAGGCTGGGAGGAGTGTGGACAGTGTGGTCCTAAATGAATTCAGACCAGGGCTCATGTCACAACCTTGTCACATTCTAGCTATGTGGTCTTGGGAATTTATCAAGCATTATGAGCCTCAggttcttcatttgcaaaatgagttTGATAAGCCCTGTCTTGTAAAATTGCTGGAATGTATGTAATGTGAATAACACacctgccacagtgcctggcacctattGGAATTTTCATAAATGGCAGTTGTTATCAATGATTACCACACCAAAGGTTACTGTCTTTTGTGAAATGTTCAGCTCTTAGTTTTGTTATCCTAAACATCTGAGAATATGTAGGCGAATGTGTCATGGACTACTACCAGCTTAACCAAAACTTTGGCTTCATAAATAAAActcagtacattttttttctgaaagggtATATTGTATAATTTGGAAAAGGCAAGGCATCTTCAGCTGGAATGCAACTCAAAGATGCTAGAATTTGAGTCAAACACCAACTCCTTTATACCTTCCCCATTGCTCATCCTTCCAAaccactatttttatttatcctcCAGTAAAAATCTAGCCCTTGCTTACAGTTGCCCACATTACAACTGAAATAACCTAATTACATGTCTTTCAATGGAGTAGGCTCTGGTTTTCTCAAGCCAGGCAATTAAGTGCCAGCCTAGAGGCTTCTGAGCAACACTTCAAGGGATTATCACCCTATGTCTCAGGAAACCCTTGCAGATGATGGTTATCAATCACCTAGTTCTTGCACTGTGTTCAAGCTCACCAGTTAAAGAGCTGCAAGACACCTTCTATTAATTCCCCATGTGGAGACTCctctctgcctcatcctccacCAGAAGGAGCTACTCAGAGCAGTTTTCCATTCCAGGTTTTTCTATCACCTTCTGAGAGTCTGGGCCCTGCCACCACCCAGCTTCATAACAATCAGCTCCCACAGAAGCACCAGAAGTTTCCCGAAGGGCAAAACTGTCATAGCTCTGGGCCTTTTTACTTGAAGGCTCTATCTGCAGTTTCACCTCCCCACTCGTTTTTAAACTAGTTTTTATGATTCTATAGAGTATCTTACCACGCTCCTGATACGGCTTCTGAACCTAGACTCTAACATTTTATGGGTGGAGATAAGTCTTGGTTTTTATAGTATCCTCACGACTAAGAGCATGCTCCACAAGCAACTGCTCAAAGAATGTTTAGCAAATAGTCACTGAGGCTTTTATTTATTAAGATTTAATTTCTGCTACTTTCTTGAATAAGCCAAGCAAAGCCAGGTATATATCCTTAATTTGGAGGAACAACAGAGTAACATGATAAGGATATGCAAATATCAACCGTACTTTATTCTGTTCCACAATTTAACTGCAgagttatttcaaattttaaagaaaattcttatCCGAACACCACATTATATTGTTTCAGTTCACAAAATAAGACagattttccctttgtttcttaTGAAATATCAAACTCTCCCTTAAATCAGACAAACAGCAATACAAGTGTGAATAATATTCATAAACTAACATTCTGAAGTGAATTAAACCAATTGGAAGGAGAAGCATTTGTAAAATATACCCCCCtacacaaaaaaatgttaaactctTAAGTCACTCATatgaaacagaaacacaaaaaacactGTGGTCCCTCCACCTCCACTCTGGACCCCCACTGCCTAGAACCTCGTCTGCCCTCTTCAAACACAGAAGGGAAATCTGCTTCAGACATCACTCACGACAGAAGTTGGTGGACGTGACACTGGGGCTTGCACTGGCCGTGGCAGTAGCATCATCTGTGGTGTCAATTATGGCCTGGGCTCTGTCTTCCACATCTTTCAAAGCATCCATGTACCAGGATGGAAATGAACTAGGGATGATACTGGATACCTTGGCTAAAAACTCTAGGACTTTTCTCTTGCTGGCCTCTGAATGGGCTCTTGGACCCCACAAGAATTCATAACGTGGAGGAGCGTTGTTGGGCCCCTCCCGGTGCTCCAGGCACTTTCTCTGCACCCAATCTATAATGAGCAGCTTTCTGGGGTTCCCATATATAAAGTGCTCCCTCCCAGCACACACCCCTATTGCACTCAACACTTCGCAGAGGACCTCCTCAGGGACACAGCTGCCCTTTATGGAGATCATACTGAGAATAAGAATCAGGAGACAGTTCTGGGGCATGCCCTGGTCATCCATCAGGCTTCCCTCATAGGTGAGGCCTAATGGGTCTTCAAAGAAATAGGAGTGGTTGTCGGGGTCCATCTCAGTCAGGGCAATGCCAAAAATTAGCTCTATGAGCTCATGGGCTTTCCCGAAGATCATAGGAAAATAGTCGTTATACTTCTTGATGACAGTCGTCAGCATCTCTGCCTTTGGGACAGGCTCTTTTGTTTGATATCTGAGAagaagaaactgcaccaactcAGCCACCTTTTCATCCAGGGCATACCTGGGCAAGGATTCACTTTCTGGCAAGGCCTGCCAGGTAGCTGTATCCTCCTCTTCTTCACTGCTGGACTCCTCATCCAATCGGGTGAGGAGGAGTTTAGAGGACTCTGGGGAGGACTCTGTGGAGGACCCTGGGGAGAGATCTTGGGAGGACCCTGGGGAGGAATCTCAGGAGGACTCTGGGGAAGAGGTGGCATCCCAGCAGCAGGCATATCCTCATCTTCTGGAGCACCCAGAATCAGAGTAGAGGgtgaggatgaggaagaggaagaggaggaggggaatgaaaagtggaaagaggaaggggaagtggAGGAggcatcctcctcttcctcatctatGGAATCCTGTGCATCTACCAAGTCCTCTATCACACTGGGGTTCGGGAAGTCTGCCTCAAAGCTGAGGCCTGGAAGGTTTGGAAAGAGAGGCATGAGACCTGTTGTTCAGGAGCAGCAGGTAAACGTGTGAGCAGGGATGGGGATGACAGGATCCCACAGGCCTGAGGAAGACAGTGACAGTGCGAGTGGCTTCAGCTGAGAAACTCATCTATGATGGCTCTGACAAAGGCCGACTTACAGCTCTTCTTCTCTTAAAGTGGTGCTCTAGGGCCTGACAGGTCTCCTGTCTTCCTAAGAGGTTTATTCCCTCAGAATCTGTAGGAGGATGGGAGAAAGCACCTCGGGATACAGATGCCAGGCAGAACCACAGGCTCCGGGACTGACAGTAGGTGGGTAGGGCCCGGTGCTGTGGGGTCTCCCCTGTTTGCGGGGGTAGGGCCCTTGGTACACAGTCAGGGTGTGCACTCACTTTGACTCCTGGCACTGTCTGGGCCTCCTCTGCGGTGCTGGTTTTAGGAAGTGTGCCTCAGACCCAGGTCTTCAACTGCTGGTTCCTGGAGCACCTGCAAGAGGAAGTGAGGGAGCCTCTCAGGCTAAAGAGTGCAAGCAGAGCCTTGGGCCTCCCAGGGCTGACAGCTGGGGCTGGCCAGACACCCAGAGCCCCACAGTTCTGGACTGCATGGTCCCATCAGAATTTAATGAGCATCCTCACCTTTTCTCAGACAGGGCCATGTCCCTACCACTCTTCTGGCCTGAGCCAAAACTTCAGAGCAAACTCCACATCCTTGAGAGCAGTGGGAGGTGGTGAGGTGGCAGCCGCCTCCCAGCACTCTACCACGGGGGCAGTGGGGGTGGCCTCACATCTGTTCTGATGCACATGTGACCCCTCAGTTCCCTCTCTTATCCCCAGCAGGGCGTGGGAATCTTCCCTCTGCCAACTGGAGGCAGCTCTCCCTGATGACTTGCCATGGGACCCCCAGACCAAGGCCTCCTCCTCCCCTACACCCCTCACCCAGCAGGGAGGCAAATAAGTACCAGCCGAGAGACTCCGGTGGCCGCTCAGCCTGAGCTGGCAGGGAGCTCTACCAGGGCTGATTCTCGAGGAGCAGGGTGGGAATCTGTGGGAATCTGTCCTCTGAGATGGGGGTTCCCCCAGTCCTCCTCAAAGTCTTCCTATTTATTCCCTAGAGGGCCGGCACCTCCTCCCTTCTTCTGTTGTGGGGATGCCACGGTCAGCCCCCAGTGGCCATCTTCCTGTCAGCGGCCTGTAAGTCCTACGGCAGGGCAGGGCGGACCGGGGCTGCTTCTCTCCTTGGTGAGAGGTCCCTCAGTTCTCCCTTAGGCCCCTTACCTTGAGGATTGGCCAGGTCTGACTTCCCTCTGCTGACCTGAGTCCAGACTCCTCACAAAAAGCCTCAGGTCCTTCAGACTCCCACAGTGCAAGTCGGGAAAGCACATGCGAGAACCCTGCCAAGGTTGACCAGGGTTGACAGGAGGGGCAGCATGGGGCGGGGCCTCCTCTCTATGGAAAAACCACCCCTCACCTCTCCACCTCCTTCCACCTTTTCCTGACCACTTCCCCACACTCCACTTCTTCCTGTCCTCCTCAGCGCCCCTCCCACCCCTTTGTGCTGATCTCCCTACCCCCTCCAACCCCTTCCTGCCACCTCCCAGTCCTCTTTCAccacttcctcccctcctccctgtccCATCCTACACTTTCCCACCCTCCTCCCATTCCTCTTTCACCACTTCCTCtgcttctccctcttctccctgccccctcccactcCTTaccaccctcctccctgcccccttccACCCCTTTCTGCccttctccctgtctcctcccaccccttcccGCCCTCCTCCCTGACCCCTCTCTCCCCATAATGCCCACTTCCCcgccccttcccaccctttcctgtTCACCTTCCACCCCCTTTCACCTTTTATTGCCCACATTCCCACCACTCCAACTCCTTCCTGCCCACCTTCCCACTCCCTCCCACCTTTTCCTACCCACCTTCCAACTTCCTCCCACCCCTGAGGCCTACCAACCTGCCCCTTCCACTCCTTCCTGCCtacctccccactcccagctATTCCTGTCCACTTCCCAGCCCTTCGCCCACCTCTCCCTGCCCACTTCTCTGTTTTTGCCTCTCCACCTCTTTTGTCCAGAGGTGACAGCAAGGAGTGGCTGGGCGACACCTGGGCCTCCCCTCCATGTTGGGAGGTCACTGTCCTTCCACAGAGTTCCCTTCTTGCTTGTTGGCCAGCCCCGGGCCTCCTTTCTCTGCTTAACTGAAGCTGCCTGGTGTCTGAAATGAGGTGAGAAGGCCCCTCTGTCTTCCTCAAGGTTTTACTCCTTCCAGGGCCTGCACTCCCCCCTTCTCCTGTCCAGACAGCAACAGTTGTTCTGTCATCCTCTAAAATCCATTCCAAAACCTTCTACTTTAAGTACTGCTGTGTGTGAAGTTAATATAATCTCTCTCCTAAGCTATGTCAAAGG
It includes:
- the LOC101025388 gene encoding LOW QUALITY PROTEIN: melanoma-associated antigen C3 (The sequence of the model RefSeq protein was modified relative to this genomic sequence to represent the inferred CDS: inserted 1 base in 1 codon; deleted 2 bases in 1 codon), giving the protein MPLFPNLPGLSFEADFPNPSVIEDLVDAQDSIDEEEEDASSTSPSSFHFSFPSSSSSSSSSPSTLILGAPEDEDMPAAGMPPLPQSPPEIPPQGPPKISPQGPPQSPPQSPLXLLLTRLDEESSSEEEEDTATWQALPESESLPRYALDEKVAELVQFLLLRYQTKEPVPKAEMLTTVIKKYNDYFPMIFGKAHELIELIFGIALTEMDPDNHSYFFEDPLGLTYEGSLMDDQGMPQNCLLILILSMISIKGSCVPEEVLCEVLSAIGVCAGREHFIYGNPRKLLIIDWVQRKCLEHREGPNNAPPRYEFLWGPRAHSEASKRSPRVFSQGIQYHP